A region of Flavobacterium album DNA encodes the following proteins:
- the purL gene encoding phosphoribosylformylglycinamidine synthase, which produces MIHFFGNQTNTVFAVQAQGELSAEDTSKLNWLFGNAHKIEKSALTDFFVGPRATMITPWSTNAVEITQNMGIQGIIRIEEFEKVQEAEAKFDPMLSQKYNGLTQDIFNINIKPEPILEVTDIAAYNEKEGLALNAEEVDYLRNLAVKLGRNLTDSEVFGFSQVNSEHCRHKIFNGTFVIDGEEKPSSLFKMIKKTSQENRNDIVSAYKDNVAFIKGPRVEQFAPKSADKPDFYEIKEFDSVISIKAETHNFPTTVEPFNGAATGSGGEIRDRLAGGQGSLPLAGTAVYMTSYSRLEENRPWENGMDERKWLYQKPMDILIKASNGASDFGNKFGQPLITGSVLTFEHEEDARKLGFDKVIMLAGGIGYGKESQSKKQKPETGDKIVILGGENYRIGMGGAAVSSADTGEFSSGIELNAIQRSNPEMQKRAANAVRGLVESDNNPIVSIHDHGAGGHLNCLSELVEETGGKIDLDKLPVGDPTLSAKEIIGNESQERMGLVIGQKDIDTLKRIADRERSPMYEVGDVTGDHRFTFESATTGAKPMDFALEDMFGSSPKTIMSDKTVTANYSAPDYSQEKIHDYLDQVLQLEAVACKDWLTNKVDRCVGGKVAKQQCAGPLQLPLNNVGVMALDYAGKEGIATTIGHSPVAALVDPVAGSRTAIAEALSNIIWAPMKDGLKSVSLSANWMWACKNEGEDARLYEAVQGCSEFAIELGINIPTGKDSLSMKQKYPNGDVIAPGTVIISAAGNCNDITKVVEPILKRNGGNIYHINLSGDAYKLGGSSFNQILNKVGNEVPTITDAASFKNTFNVIQDLIKRGKIAAGHDIGSGGLITTLLEMSFAEVNLGAEYDLTKLDEADTVKALFAENIAIVIQADASVEAELAAKGVAFTKIGQPKEGNTITVKNGGATLEFDIIKTRDTWFKTSYLLDQKQSGKQKAMERYNNYKNQPLQYTFPAHFTGKKVAIDASKPRPKAAIIREKGSNSEREMANAMYLAGFDVKDVHMTDLISGRETLEDIQFIGAVGGFSNSDVLGSAKGWAGAFLYNEKAKTALENFFKREDTLSVGICNGCQLFIELGLINPDHEQKPRMLHNDSRKHESGFTSVKVQENNSVMLSTLAGSTLGVWISHGEGKFDLPYEESRYDVVAKYAYNGYPANPNGSHFDIAMMASNDGRHLVMMPHIERSMFQWNWAYYPECRNDEVSPWHEAFVNARLWIENR; this is translated from the coding sequence ATGATCCATTTCTTCGGAAACCAGACGAACACGGTTTTTGCGGTACAGGCGCAAGGCGAACTTTCGGCAGAAGACACCTCAAAATTAAACTGGCTTTTTGGCAACGCACATAAAATAGAAAAATCCGCTCTGACGGATTTTTTTGTTGGGCCCCGTGCCACAATGATCACGCCATGGAGCACCAACGCGGTGGAAATCACCCAGAATATGGGCATACAGGGTATCATCCGCATTGAGGAATTTGAAAAGGTGCAGGAAGCTGAAGCAAAGTTCGACCCGATGCTTTCGCAGAAGTACAACGGGCTTACCCAGGATATTTTTAACATCAACATAAAGCCGGAGCCGATACTGGAAGTGACAGACATTGCCGCCTACAACGAAAAAGAAGGACTGGCCTTAAACGCTGAAGAGGTGGACTACCTGCGCAACCTGGCCGTAAAGCTGGGACGTAACCTGACGGACTCGGAAGTATTCGGATTTAGCCAGGTGAACAGTGAGCACTGCCGCCACAAGATATTCAACGGCACGTTTGTGATAGACGGTGAGGAGAAGCCGTCGTCGCTTTTCAAAATGATTAAGAAAACGTCGCAGGAAAACCGGAATGACATCGTTTCGGCCTACAAGGACAATGTGGCGTTCATCAAAGGGCCGCGCGTGGAGCAGTTCGCCCCAAAAAGCGCTGACAAGCCTGATTTTTACGAAATAAAAGAATTCGATTCGGTGATATCCATTAAAGCCGAAACGCATAACTTCCCAACCACGGTAGAGCCTTTCAACGGCGCTGCAACAGGTTCCGGTGGCGAAATACGCGACAGGCTGGCGGGCGGACAGGGTTCGCTGCCACTGGCGGGTACAGCCGTATACATGACCTCCTACTCACGCCTTGAAGAGAACCGCCCATGGGAAAACGGAATGGATGAGCGCAAGTGGCTCTACCAGAAACCAATGGACATCCTGATAAAAGCTTCTAACGGTGCATCTGATTTTGGAAACAAATTCGGGCAGCCGCTAATCACGGGTTCAGTCCTTACTTTTGAGCATGAAGAGGATGCACGTAAACTGGGCTTCGATAAGGTTATCATGCTGGCAGGCGGTATCGGTTACGGAAAAGAAAGCCAAAGCAAAAAGCAAAAGCCGGAAACCGGCGACAAAATAGTGATACTGGGCGGTGAGAACTACCGTATCGGGATGGGTGGCGCTGCGGTTTCGTCGGCTGATACGGGTGAGTTCAGCAGCGGTATCGAGCTGAATGCCATTCAGCGTTCCAACCCCGAAATGCAGAAACGCGCTGCCAATGCCGTTCGCGGACTGGTGGAGAGCGACAACAACCCAATCGTTTCCATTCATGACCACGGCGCTGGCGGACACCTGAACTGCCTGAGCGAACTGGTGGAGGAAACAGGCGGGAAAATAGACCTTGACAAGCTGCCGGTGGGCGATCCTACCCTTTCGGCAAAAGAGATAATAGGCAACGAATCGCAGGAGCGCATGGGGCTTGTGATCGGCCAGAAGGACATTGACACCCTGAAACGCATTGCCGACCGCGAGCGTTCGCCGATGTATGAAGTGGGCGACGTGACCGGCGACCACAGGTTTACATTTGAGTCGGCTACCACCGGTGCTAAGCCGATGGACTTTGCATTGGAAGACATGTTTGGCAGTTCGCCAAAAACGATAATGAGCGATAAAACGGTTACTGCCAACTACAGCGCACCAGACTATTCGCAGGAAAAGATACACGACTACCTCGACCAGGTGCTGCAATTGGAAGCCGTAGCCTGCAAGGACTGGCTGACCAACAAGGTTGACCGCTGTGTGGGCGGGAAAGTCGCCAAGCAGCAATGTGCCGGGCCGCTTCAGCTTCCGCTGAACAACGTAGGCGTTATGGCGCTGGATTATGCCGGTAAAGAAGGCATTGCAACGACCATAGGCCACTCCCCTGTTGCAGCGTTGGTCGACCCGGTTGCAGGAAGCCGCACTGCCATTGCAGAAGCGTTGAGCAACATCATCTGGGCACCTATGAAAGACGGCCTGAAGAGCGTATCGCTTTCGGCTAACTGGATGTGGGCGTGCAAGAATGAAGGCGAAGATGCAAGGCTGTACGAAGCTGTGCAGGGCTGTTCGGAGTTTGCAATTGAACTGGGCATCAACATACCGACAGGTAAGGATTCCCTTTCGATGAAGCAGAAATACCCGAATGGCGATGTGATCGCGCCGGGAACGGTGATCATATCGGCGGCGGGCAACTGCAACGACATCACCAAAGTAGTAGAACCGATACTGAAGCGCAATGGCGGGAACATCTACCACATCAACCTTTCGGGGGATGCGTACAAGCTGGGCGGTTCGTCGTTCAACCAGATATTGAACAAGGTAGGTAATGAAGTACCGACTATTACAGATGCAGCTTCATTTAAGAATACATTCAACGTAATACAGGACTTAATAAAAAGAGGAAAGATAGCGGCGGGCCACGATATTGGCAGCGGCGGCTTGATCACTACCCTGCTTGAAATGAGCTTTGCGGAAGTGAACCTCGGCGCGGAATACGACCTTACCAAATTGGACGAGGCCGATACCGTAAAAGCCCTTTTTGCTGAGAACATCGCCATCGTGATACAGGCTGATGCTTCTGTTGAGGCAGAGCTGGCTGCAAAAGGTGTGGCATTCACCAAAATAGGCCAGCCGAAAGAAGGTAACACCATTACCGTGAAAAACGGGGGTGCAACACTTGAATTTGACATCATAAAAACACGCGACACCTGGTTTAAGACCTCCTACCTGCTTGACCAAAAGCAAAGCGGAAAGCAAAAGGCCATGGAGCGTTACAACAATTATAAGAACCAGCCTTTACAATATACTTTCCCAGCGCATTTCACAGGCAAGAAAGTTGCTATCGATGCATCGAAACCAAGGCCTAAAGCCGCGATCATCCGTGAGAAGGGTTCGAACTCGGAGCGGGAAATGGCTAATGCCATGTACCTTGCCGGATTTGACGTGAAGGACGTACACATGACCGACCTCATCTCAGGCCGCGAGACACTGGAGGATATCCAGTTCATAGGCGCGGTGGGCGGTTTCTCCAACTCGGATGTACTGGGTTCGGCGAAAGGATGGGCAGGTGCGTTCCTTTATAATGAAAAAGCAAAGACAGCACTGGAGAATTTCTTTAAGCGTGAGGATACGCTTTCTGTCGGGATCTGTAACGGGTGCCAGCTGTTCATAGAACTTGGCCTCATCAACCCTGACCATGAGCAGAAGCCCCGCATGCTGCATAATGACAGCCGCAAGCACGAAAGCGGCTTCACTTCGGTAAAAGTGCAGGAGAACAACTCGGTGATGCTGTCAACCCTTGCAGGAAGTACGCTGGGCGTATGGATCTCGCACGGTGAAGGGAAATTCGACCTGCCTTATGAGGAAAGCCGGTACGACGTGGTCGCCAAATATGCCTACAACGGCTACCCGGCCAATCCGAACGGCTCGCACTTCGATATTGCCATGATGGCCAGCAACGACGGCCGCCACCTTGTAATGATGCCGCACATTGAGCGCTCGATGTTCCAATGGAACTGGGCCTACTACCCGGAATGCAGAAATGATGAAGTGAGTCCGTGGCACGAGGCATTCGTTAACGCACGCTTATGGATTGAAAACAGATAA
- a CDS encoding HNH endonuclease, translated as MIKIVFNLVEFLPEETPTDNCIWCNKPNKKNAAHIISKQLLKSNLKSNILKHSVCTYCNSVFGKHIEDWFLKYSPIATFKDIVYSKRKLNHLKYIPNFIWLDSISEWVVIDHSNIENVINPQLLLSSENTLALFLTYHSEEQYIAEGITYSEIFKFSFKNKDYTRYINKKLPKNFSPRFFIYKNKVIVIANNERDLDRIINKYTSSINKKSKTEISSIEELITSDYLVHYQWSFSKYLKWASKISFEFLSLIESPLFVSASAFSDFRKHMVNPYSYKNDDKHTVPYILGKGYEVNRLSPAGWVGMFLKIEKKILLPYFNSINKNCHKIFIYELDGLLLSTVQIFNIEPCQIILAKGVQLEKIYYIEYDYDNDSLKFYYTERKLFNSASNLLDFSRIDDVFQIPSSTQAIVAMDENMRKLFL; from the coding sequence ATGATTAAGATAGTTTTTAACCTCGTAGAGTTCTTACCTGAAGAAACACCAACTGATAATTGTATATGGTGTAATAAACCAAATAAGAAAAATGCTGCGCACATTATTTCAAAACAACTTTTGAAATCCAATCTAAAAAGTAATATCCTGAAACATAGTGTCTGCACTTATTGCAATTCAGTGTTTGGTAAACATATTGAGGATTGGTTTTTGAAATATTCACCAATCGCCACTTTTAAAGATATTGTCTATTCGAAAAGAAAATTAAATCATTTAAAATACATTCCTAATTTTATTTGGTTAGATTCAATTTCAGAGTGGGTTGTTATCGATCATAGTAATATTGAAAATGTAATTAACCCCCAACTACTTTTAAGTTCGGAAAATACACTTGCATTATTTTTGACGTACCATTCGGAAGAACAATATATAGCCGAAGGCATTACATATAGTGAAATATTTAAATTTTCTTTTAAAAATAAGGACTACACTAGATACATTAACAAGAAATTACCGAAAAATTTTAGTCCTCGCTTTTTTATATATAAAAACAAAGTTATTGTCATAGCTAATAATGAACGTGATTTGGATAGGATTATTAATAAATATACTAGTTCAATAAATAAAAAATCAAAAACTGAAATAAGTTCTATTGAAGAACTTATTACTAGCGACTACCTCGTTCATTATCAATGGTCATTCTCGAAATATTTAAAGTGGGCCTCTAAGATTTCGTTCGAATTTCTATCGTTAATTGAATCTCCTTTATTTGTATCTGCTTCAGCATTTTCAGATTTCCGCAAACATATGGTAAATCCATATAGTTATAAAAATGATGATAAGCATACGGTTCCTTATATTTTAGGAAAGGGTTATGAAGTTAATCGCCTCTCGCCCGCTGGTTGGGTAGGAATGTTTTTAAAAATAGAAAAGAAAATTCTGCTTCCTTACTTCAATTCGATAAATAAAAACTGTCACAAAATATTTATTTATGAATTAGATGGATTACTACTCAGTACGGTTCAAATATTCAACATAGAGCCATGCCAAATTATTTTAGCTAAAGGCGTTCAACTTGAAAAGATTTACTACATAGAATATGATTATGATAATGATAGCCTAAAATTTTATTACACTGAACGAAAATTATTTAATAGTGCGAGTAATTTGCTCGACTTCTCTAGAATTGATGACGTTTTTCAAATTCCATCGTCAACCCAAGCCATCGTAGCAATGGATGAAAATATGAGAAAGTTATTTTTATAA
- a CDS encoding OmpW/AlkL family protein: protein MKKSVFIALSLSLLCAGFANAQEETTNNFKKWMVRVRGVAVVPSECADIGIIGGDASISNTVIPELDFTYFFTKNIAAELILGTSKHDVHTTGSDISAIGGPTHTDVNLGSVYLLPPTLTLQYHFMPEKCFKPYVGVGINYTIFYSIDQGNTVKDVKYDNAFGLALQAGLDYKITDKFFINVDLKKIFLKTDITVDASNLSPGLKIPASVNIDPWLLGVGVGMKF, encoded by the coding sequence ATGAAAAAATCAGTTTTTATAGCACTGTCACTGTCATTGCTTTGTGCAGGTTTTGCAAACGCCCAGGAAGAAACTACAAATAATTTTAAAAAATGGATGGTACGCGTCCGTGGAGTAGCAGTAGTACCCTCTGAATGCGCAGATATCGGGATCATCGGTGGGGATGCGAGCATTTCGAATACCGTTATACCCGAGCTTGACTTCACTTATTTCTTTACTAAAAATATTGCAGCCGAACTTATCCTCGGCACCAGCAAACATGATGTGCACACTACCGGATCTGATATTTCAGCTATAGGCGGGCCTACACATACCGACGTTAATCTGGGAAGCGTTTACCTCCTGCCTCCTACCCTTACACTGCAATACCACTTTATGCCCGAAAAATGCTTTAAGCCCTATGTAGGCGTTGGTATTAACTACACCATATTTTACAGTATTGACCAGGGCAATACAGTAAAAGATGTAAAATACGATAATGCGTTCGGCCTTGCGCTACAGGCTGGGCTCGACTATAAGATAACTGACAAATTCTTCATCAACGTCGACCTGAAAAAGATCTTCCTCAAAACGGATATAACGGTGGATGCTTCCAACCTTTCACCGGGCCTTAAGATTCCCGCAAGCGTAAACATAGACCCGTGGCTACTCGGTGTTGGCGTGGGAATGAAATTTTAA